From Carassius auratus strain Wakin chromosome 10, ASM336829v1, whole genome shotgun sequence, a single genomic window includes:
- the zmiz2 gene encoding zinc finger MIZ domain-containing protein 2 isoform X1 — MNPINSMKPALPPTPHSDGSYTYDPVPWQQGPNQPAGSLSVVTTVWGVTNPTHSQVFGAPMGPGGNSAGGHMMPGNSPGMNSPQFMSQQGYPEPNKGFMQQGMYGRPSGGYPAGPGYGGSYPNNGGGSLGMPPHGVRPPTDFTQAAAAAAVAAAAATATATATATVAAIQEKQNQELNYGPMGGASSYNTQFLSHSGPRGPPGMAPSGMVGSRPPSMGPMYAQQGQRLPQHPGYPGGQQGPPRHQQGLKRPYNSDGFPGQQYGPGMGAGGPYPGQPMQYHGPGPQRSAPSPSYPTHRMPLQQPNMGQYPAGPGNPNQYYKQADQFNGQGNSHGSLSSGVSGGGYNTFNQAAVNGPGRAMPGYPSSPLPGNPTPPMTPGSSMTPYLSPGQDVKSPFLHDVKPNINSLQPPTGNPSDDLRLTFPVRDGVVLEPFRLEHNLAVSNHVFQLRDSVYKTLMLRPDLELQFKCYHHEDRQMNTNWPASVQVSVNATPLTIERGDNKTSHKPLYLKQVCQPGRNTIQITVTACCCSHLFVLQLVHRPSVRSVLQGLMKKRLLPAEHCVTKIKRNFSSGTIPGTPGLNGEDGVEQTAIKVSLKCPITFRRIQLPARGHDCRHIQCFDLESYLQLNCERGTWRCPVCNKTALLEGLEVDQYMLGILIYIQNSDYEEITIDPVCSWKPVPVKPDLHIKEDPDGPALKRCRTLSPSHMILPNVMEMIAALGPASSPYQSMPQGGNSNTPDYPSQGGPGYSNQPGFSDFPNAPGTPTLGEFASGPPPLSYQSDLPSGLLTPEKPVGHPMSGQMPHTSRMDPSHNPLQQQQQQQQQQHQSLHGNSNMGGPGGPMHSRNSSQNPRMHTDSFGLGGPGGPGDVSEPALDLLPELTNPDELLSYLGPPDLPNNSNDDLLALFESN, encoded by the exons ATGAACCCCATCAACTCCATGAAACCTGCCCTGCCTCCAACGCCACACAG TGACGGCTCTTACACATATGATCCTGTCCCCTGGCAGCAAGGCCCCAATCAGCCTGCCGGCTCCCTCTCTGTGGTAACCACAGTGTGGGGGGTAACCAATCCTACACACAGCCAG GTTTTTGGTGCTCCCATGGGTCCGGGCGGAAACTCAGCTGGTGGTCACATGATGCCTGGCAACAGCCCGGGCATGAACTCCCCTCAGTTCATGAGCCAGCAGGGCTACCCCGAGCCCAACAAGGGCTTCATGCAGCAGGGCATGTACGGGCGGCCCAGTGGGGGATACCCGGCCGGGCCTGGATATGGGGGCAG TTACCCGAATAACGGAGGGGGTTCCCTCGGGATGCCACCCCATGGAGTGCGCCCGCCCACCGACTTCACCCAAGCGGCCGCAGCAGCTGCCGTGGCCGCAGCCGCTGCCACAGCCACGGCCACCGCCACAGCAACTGTCGCTGCGATACAGGAGAAGCAAAACCAGGAGCTGAACTACGGGCCT ATGGGTGGTGCTTCCTCTTACAACACCCAGTTCCTGTCGCACTCCGGACCCCGGGGCCCACCCGGCATGGCTCCCTCTGGAATGGTCGGCTCCAGACCCCCTTCGATGGGACCCATGTACGCACAGCAGGGCCAGAGGTTGCCGCAGCATCCCGGCTACCCTGGAGGCCAGCAGGGTCCTCCGCGCCACCAGCAGGGCCTGAAACGCCCCTACAACTCTGAT GGATTTCCGGGTCAGCAGTACGGCCCCGGGATGGGAGCTGGGGGCCCGTACCCAGGCCAGCCCATGCAGTACCATGGCCCTGGACCACAGCGGTCCGCTCCTTCCCCATCTTATCCAACCCACCGAATGCCTCTCCAGCAACCCAATATGGGCCAGTATCCTGCAGGACCAGGAAACCCCAACCAGTACTACAAG CAGGCGGACCAGTTTAACGGACAGGGCAACAGCCACGGCAGTCTGTCCTCGGGAGTTTCGGGAGGCGGGTACAACACCTTCAACCAAGCTGCCGTCAATGGG CCTGGACGTGCAATGCCAGGATACCCCAGCTCTCCTCTCCCAGGAAACCCCACTCCTCCCATGACCCCTGGCAGTTCGATGACCCCGTATTTGTCCCCCGGCCAAGACGTCAAATCGCCCTTTCTACATGACGTCAAGCCCAACATTAACTCTTTGCAGCCCCCTACAG GAAACCCCAGTGATGACCTGCGCCTGACCTTCCCTGTACGGGACGGGGTGGTGTTAGAGCCCTTTAGATTGGAGCACAACCTGGCTGTCAGCAACCATGTCTTCCAGCTGCGAGACTCCGTGTATAAGACCCTTATGTTGAG GCCTGACCTGGAGCTACAGTTTAAGTGCTATCACCATGAAGACCGGCAGATGAACACTAACTGGCCAGCATCGGTGCAGGTGAGCGTCAACGCCACACCTCTCACCATCGAGCGCGGGGACAACAAGACCTCCCACAAACCCCTTTACCTGAAACAAGTGTGCCAGCCGGGACGCAACACCATCCAAATCACGGTCACGGCCTGCTGCTGT TCTCATCTGTTCGTGCTGCAGCTGGTTCACAGGCCGTCTGTGCGCTCCGTGCTTCAGGGTCTGATGAAGAAGAGGCTCCTGCCAGCGGAGCACTGTGTCACTAAGA TTAAGAGGAACTTCAGTAGCGGGACCATCCCAGGAACTCCCGGCCTAAACGGCGAGGATGGTGTGGAACAGACGGCCATCAAGGTGTCACTCAAGTGTCCGATCACCTTCCGACGCATCCAGCTTCCTGCCAGGGGCCACGACTGCAGACATATACAG TGCTTCGACCTGGAATCGTACCTGCAGCTCAACTGTGAGAGAGGAACTTGGCGTTGTCCTGTGTGCAA TAAAACAGCCCTTCTGGAGGGACTAGAAGTGGACCAGTACATGTTGGGCATTCTGATCTACATCCAGAA TTCGGACTATGAGGAAATCACCATTGATCCGGTGTGCAGCTGGAAGCCGGTCCCCGTGAAACCAGACCTGCATATTAAAGAGGACCCAGATGGCCCTGCCCTGAAACGCTGTCGCACCTTGAGCCCTAGTCATATGATCTTGCCCAACGTCATGGAGATGATTGCAGCTTTAGGGCCGGCCTCCTCGCCCTACCAGTCTATGCCACAAGGTGGCAACAGCAACACGCCTGATTATCCCAGCCAAG GTGGCCCTGGATATTCCAACCAACCAGGCTTCTCAGATTTCCCCAATGCCCCCGGCACACCGACCCTGGGGGAGTTTGCCTCTGGGCCGCCCCCTCTCTCTTACCAGTCTGACCTGCCGAGTGGCCTCCTTACCCCTGAAAAACCTGTGGGACACCCGATGTCAGGACAG ATGCCCCACACTAGTCGCATGGACCCTTCCCACAATCCCcttcaacagcagcagcagcagcaacagcagcagcatcaaTCTCTCCATGGTAACTCCAACATGGGTGGTCCTGGTGGACCCATGCACTCCCGCAACTCCTCCCAGAATCCCCGGATGCACACAGACAGCTTTGGGCTGGGGGGCCCCGGGGGACCCGGCGACGTTTCAGAGCCAGCCCTTGAT CTTCTCCCAGAGCTGACAAACCCAGATGAGTTGCTGTCCTACTTGGGTCCTCCAGACCTTCCCAACAACAGTAATGATGACCTGCTCGCTCTGTTCGAGAGCAACTGA
- the zmiz2 gene encoding zinc finger MIZ domain-containing protein 2 isoform X2 codes for MNPINSMKPALPPTPHSDGSYTYDPVPWQQGPNQPAGSLSVVTTVWGVTNPTHSQVFGAPMGPGGNSAGGHMMPGNSPGMNSPQFMSQQGYPEPNKGFMQQGMYGRPSGGYPAGPGYGGSYPNNGGGSLGMPPHGVRPPTDFTQAAAAAAVAAAAATATATATATVAAIQEKQNQELNYGPMGGASSYNTQFLSHSGPRGPPGMAPSGMVGSRPPSMGPMYAQQGQRLPQHPGYPGGQQGPPRHQQGLKRPYNSDGFPGQQYGPGMGAGGPYPGQPMQYHGPGPQRSAPSPSYPTHRMPLQQPNMGQYPAGPGNPNQYYKADQFNGQGNSHGSLSSGVSGGGYNTFNQAAVNGPGRAMPGYPSSPLPGNPTPPMTPGSSMTPYLSPGQDVKSPFLHDVKPNINSLQPPTGNPSDDLRLTFPVRDGVVLEPFRLEHNLAVSNHVFQLRDSVYKTLMLRPDLELQFKCYHHEDRQMNTNWPASVQVSVNATPLTIERGDNKTSHKPLYLKQVCQPGRNTIQITVTACCCSHLFVLQLVHRPSVRSVLQGLMKKRLLPAEHCVTKIKRNFSSGTIPGTPGLNGEDGVEQTAIKVSLKCPITFRRIQLPARGHDCRHIQCFDLESYLQLNCERGTWRCPVCNKTALLEGLEVDQYMLGILIYIQNSDYEEITIDPVCSWKPVPVKPDLHIKEDPDGPALKRCRTLSPSHMILPNVMEMIAALGPASSPYQSMPQGGNSNTPDYPSQGGPGYSNQPGFSDFPNAPGTPTLGEFASGPPPLSYQSDLPSGLLTPEKPVGHPMSGQMPHTSRMDPSHNPLQQQQQQQQQQHQSLHGNSNMGGPGGPMHSRNSSQNPRMHTDSFGLGGPGGPGDVSEPALDLLPELTNPDELLSYLGPPDLPNNSNDDLLALFESN; via the exons ATGAACCCCATCAACTCCATGAAACCTGCCCTGCCTCCAACGCCACACAG TGACGGCTCTTACACATATGATCCTGTCCCCTGGCAGCAAGGCCCCAATCAGCCTGCCGGCTCCCTCTCTGTGGTAACCACAGTGTGGGGGGTAACCAATCCTACACACAGCCAG GTTTTTGGTGCTCCCATGGGTCCGGGCGGAAACTCAGCTGGTGGTCACATGATGCCTGGCAACAGCCCGGGCATGAACTCCCCTCAGTTCATGAGCCAGCAGGGCTACCCCGAGCCCAACAAGGGCTTCATGCAGCAGGGCATGTACGGGCGGCCCAGTGGGGGATACCCGGCCGGGCCTGGATATGGGGGCAG TTACCCGAATAACGGAGGGGGTTCCCTCGGGATGCCACCCCATGGAGTGCGCCCGCCCACCGACTTCACCCAAGCGGCCGCAGCAGCTGCCGTGGCCGCAGCCGCTGCCACAGCCACGGCCACCGCCACAGCAACTGTCGCTGCGATACAGGAGAAGCAAAACCAGGAGCTGAACTACGGGCCT ATGGGTGGTGCTTCCTCTTACAACACCCAGTTCCTGTCGCACTCCGGACCCCGGGGCCCACCCGGCATGGCTCCCTCTGGAATGGTCGGCTCCAGACCCCCTTCGATGGGACCCATGTACGCACAGCAGGGCCAGAGGTTGCCGCAGCATCCCGGCTACCCTGGAGGCCAGCAGGGTCCTCCGCGCCACCAGCAGGGCCTGAAACGCCCCTACAACTCTGAT GGATTTCCGGGTCAGCAGTACGGCCCCGGGATGGGAGCTGGGGGCCCGTACCCAGGCCAGCCCATGCAGTACCATGGCCCTGGACCACAGCGGTCCGCTCCTTCCCCATCTTATCCAACCCACCGAATGCCTCTCCAGCAACCCAATATGGGCCAGTATCCTGCAGGACCAGGAAACCCCAACCAGTACTACAAG GCGGACCAGTTTAACGGACAGGGCAACAGCCACGGCAGTCTGTCCTCGGGAGTTTCGGGAGGCGGGTACAACACCTTCAACCAAGCTGCCGTCAATGGG CCTGGACGTGCAATGCCAGGATACCCCAGCTCTCCTCTCCCAGGAAACCCCACTCCTCCCATGACCCCTGGCAGTTCGATGACCCCGTATTTGTCCCCCGGCCAAGACGTCAAATCGCCCTTTCTACATGACGTCAAGCCCAACATTAACTCTTTGCAGCCCCCTACAG GAAACCCCAGTGATGACCTGCGCCTGACCTTCCCTGTACGGGACGGGGTGGTGTTAGAGCCCTTTAGATTGGAGCACAACCTGGCTGTCAGCAACCATGTCTTCCAGCTGCGAGACTCCGTGTATAAGACCCTTATGTTGAG GCCTGACCTGGAGCTACAGTTTAAGTGCTATCACCATGAAGACCGGCAGATGAACACTAACTGGCCAGCATCGGTGCAGGTGAGCGTCAACGCCACACCTCTCACCATCGAGCGCGGGGACAACAAGACCTCCCACAAACCCCTTTACCTGAAACAAGTGTGCCAGCCGGGACGCAACACCATCCAAATCACGGTCACGGCCTGCTGCTGT TCTCATCTGTTCGTGCTGCAGCTGGTTCACAGGCCGTCTGTGCGCTCCGTGCTTCAGGGTCTGATGAAGAAGAGGCTCCTGCCAGCGGAGCACTGTGTCACTAAGA TTAAGAGGAACTTCAGTAGCGGGACCATCCCAGGAACTCCCGGCCTAAACGGCGAGGATGGTGTGGAACAGACGGCCATCAAGGTGTCACTCAAGTGTCCGATCACCTTCCGACGCATCCAGCTTCCTGCCAGGGGCCACGACTGCAGACATATACAG TGCTTCGACCTGGAATCGTACCTGCAGCTCAACTGTGAGAGAGGAACTTGGCGTTGTCCTGTGTGCAA TAAAACAGCCCTTCTGGAGGGACTAGAAGTGGACCAGTACATGTTGGGCATTCTGATCTACATCCAGAA TTCGGACTATGAGGAAATCACCATTGATCCGGTGTGCAGCTGGAAGCCGGTCCCCGTGAAACCAGACCTGCATATTAAAGAGGACCCAGATGGCCCTGCCCTGAAACGCTGTCGCACCTTGAGCCCTAGTCATATGATCTTGCCCAACGTCATGGAGATGATTGCAGCTTTAGGGCCGGCCTCCTCGCCCTACCAGTCTATGCCACAAGGTGGCAACAGCAACACGCCTGATTATCCCAGCCAAG GTGGCCCTGGATATTCCAACCAACCAGGCTTCTCAGATTTCCCCAATGCCCCCGGCACACCGACCCTGGGGGAGTTTGCCTCTGGGCCGCCCCCTCTCTCTTACCAGTCTGACCTGCCGAGTGGCCTCCTTACCCCTGAAAAACCTGTGGGACACCCGATGTCAGGACAG ATGCCCCACACTAGTCGCATGGACCCTTCCCACAATCCCcttcaacagcagcagcagcagcaacagcagcagcatcaaTCTCTCCATGGTAACTCCAACATGGGTGGTCCTGGTGGACCCATGCACTCCCGCAACTCCTCCCAGAATCCCCGGATGCACACAGACAGCTTTGGGCTGGGGGGCCCCGGGGGACCCGGCGACGTTTCAGAGCCAGCCCTTGAT CTTCTCCCAGAGCTGACAAACCCAGATGAGTTGCTGTCCTACTTGGGTCCTCCAGACCTTCCCAACAACAGTAATGATGACCTGCTCGCTCTGTTCGAGAGCAACTGA
- the LOC113110352 gene encoding peptidyl-prolyl cis-trans isomerase-like, whose translation MSNPRVYFDISIDGRNAGRIVMELRADVVPKTAENFRALCTGEKGFGYQGCGFHRIIPKFMCQGGDFTKHDGTGGRSIYGKEFADENFTLKHGGKGTLSMANAGPNTNGSQFFICTANTDWLNGKHVVFGKVVEGIEVVDAMEAKGSSSGKCSAKVVIADCGQL comes from the exons ATGTCCAATCCCAGAGTTTATTTTGACATCTCCATCGATGGAAGAAATGCTGGGAGGATTGTAATGGAG CTGAGAGCTGATGTTGTACCCAAGACTGCTG AGAACTTCCGTGCATTGTGCACTGGTGAGAAGGGTTTTGGCTACCAGGGCTGTGGCTTTCATCGTATCATCCCCAAATTCATGTGCCAA GGTGGCGACTTCACCAAACATGATGGAACTGGTGGAAGGTCCATCTATGGCAAAGAATTTGCAGATGAGAACTTCACCCTGAAGCATGGAGGGAAGGGAACCCTGTCCATGGCCAACGCCGGGCCGAACACCAACGGCTCCCAGTTCTTCATCTGCACCGCTAATACTGATTG GCTCAATGGCAAACATGTCGTGTTTGGGAAAGTGGTCGAAGGAATAGAAGTAGTGGATGCAATGGAGGCTAAAGGAAGCAGCAGCGGGAAATGCTCTGCCAAGGTCGTGATTGCTGATTGTGGTCAACTTTAA
- the LOC113110353 gene encoding RING finger protein 122 codes for MPPVTSQELPLNIYVVIFGTGIFVFVLSLIFCCFFISKLRHQARNVRAGYKMVVFKDETTRLHAHGLTCAVCLEDFRTKDELGVLPCQHAFHKRCLVKWLEVRCSCPMCNSPVSDAQGQTHSTNLLDELL; via the exons ATGCCTCCAGTGACCTCTCAGGAACTCCCTCTCAACATCTATGTGGTCATCTTTGGGACTGGGATCTTTGTCTTTGTTTTAAGCCTGATATTCTGCTGCTTCTTTATAAG TAAACTGAGACATCAAGCTCGCAACGTGAGAGCCGGATACAAGATG GTTGTCTTTAAAGATGAAACAACACGGTTACATGCACACGGG TTAACATGCGCAGTCTGTTTGGAGGACTTCAGGACAAAAGATGAGCTTGGAGTGTTACCATGCCAACACGCCTTTCACAAGAG ATGTCTGGTGAAGTGGCTGGAAGTGAGATGTTCATGTCCCATGTGTAACAGCCCCGTCAGTGATGCTCAGGGACAGACGCACAGCACAAACCTGCTGGATGAACTGCTCTAA
- the LOC113110350 gene encoding dual specificity protein phosphatase 26-like, whose product MAFMSRLSRSRSNSRSPSRKDSEKGSPVLTVTELERLLYTGKTACNHADEVWPRLYIGDQEIASNRKELVKLRITHILYCAQSKWRGGAEYYAGMKITYHGIEAHDLPSFDMSVNFYLAAEFIHRALSTGGTILVHCAVGLSRSATLVLTYLMIHQNMTLVEAIKTVKDHRGVTPNCGFLRQLSGLDRILRTSRIAT is encoded by the exons ATGGCTTTCATGTCCAGACTGTCCCGGTCACGGAGTAATTCCAGATCTCCCAGCAGAAAGGATTCAGAGAAAGGCTCTCCTGTACTAACTGTTACTGAACTTGAGCGTCTGCTGTACACTGGGAAAACCGCCTGTAATCATGCAGATGAAGTGTGGCCGAGGCTCTACATAGGTGACCA AGAAATTGCCTCCAATCGCAAAGAACTCGTCAAACTCCGGATCACGCACATCCTCTACTGTGCTCAGAGCAAATGGAGAGGAGGCGCAGAGTATTATGCTGGCATGAAAATCACATATCACGGCATTGAAGCTCACGACTTGCCCTCTTTTGACATGAGTGTCAACTTCTACCTAGCAGCTGAGTTCATTCACAGAGCCCTTAGTACCGGAG GAACGATTCTTGTGCATTGTGCCGTTGGGCTGAGCAGATCTGCTACATTGGTTCTCACCTACCTCATGATTCACCAGAACATGACTTTAGTAGAGGCCATAAAGACTGTGAAGGACCACCGTGGTGTCACGCCTAACTGCGGTTTCCTACGGCAGCTCAGCGGTCTGGACCGCATACTGCGCACCAGCCGCATTGCAACATAA